TTAGGAGGAGAACGCAAGGACCACTCTCAGTGAGTGAACTTAAAGAAATTATGGCCGATGCACAGAAACAAGCTTATGGCGAGGCTTTAAACTGGGACTACCTGCATCCTTACATGTGGGTTAACAAGCCTCACTACTACTATGCTAATCTGCACTTCTACAATTTCCCTTACGCTTTCGGTCAATTGTTTAGTAAAGCTCTTTACGCCATGTACAAGGAGCAGGGGAAGGACTTTATTCCCGCGTATGAAAATCTTTTAAGAAATACTGGCAAACACGACATAGGAGAACTGGGACAGCTTATCGGCGTGGATCTGACTCAGAAGTCTTTCTGGGAGAAATCCATCGAGCTTATCGAGCAGCAAGTAGAGCAGTTTGAACGGTTGGCAAAGGCATAGAAAAAGGTAAAAAACAAAAGGATTTTGTGGAGTTTAATAAAGAAGGGGAGTCGCTTTAAAAGGGCTCCCCTTCTTTATTATGTGCTATTCGCGTTTTTAGGCGCTTTGTCAGAGAATCAGTGGCCTGACGAACAGTCCCACTATACTAACGAGGATCCAGGCTATGATGGCTGCTCCAAAGGATTTCAAATAAATACCTGGGACTATTGATGCCATTAGCCAAATAATCAGACCGTTTATGACTAAACTGAATAGCCCCAAGGTCAGTATGTTTATGGGCAACGTAAGCAAGGTCAATATGGGTTTTATGGTAAGCTGAGCCAACGTGAGTACCAAAGCACCCAGAATCATTGCTGTTAAATTGGCATAAGTCAAACCCTTGTAAATCAAGCTCACGATAGCAAGTACCACAAAATTCGCAAGCCATTTTCCCAAAAAGAACATAACATCACCTCCGCTGGCATATGTTAACATACGAAAGCGGTTTTCTTTTGGTTGTCCCAATATTCTCTTTTTTAATTAAAATATGTCACATGTCACACAGCTATAGTCATGAGAATAGGGGCATGAGCATGGATATGGAAATGGTATATGTGGTTGGTCATAAGAATCCTGATACTGATTCTGTGGTTTCAGCAGTGGGTTATGCAGCATTAAAACCGGAGGAATATGTTGCTTTCAGAGCTGGTGAGCCTAACGACGAGACTCTTGAAGTTTTCCAACTTGCCGGTACAGACGTGCCGCCACTTCTTAGTTCTTTGAGATTAACAGCATTGGATATGTCAAAACAACTTACTTCTTTGGATGAAAAAGCGACTTTTTTGGAAGCCTCCAAATTGCTGGAAAAACAAAAAGTGATTCCCGTACTTAAGTCAGACAAACTTTTGGGTATTGTCACTGAGAAGGATCTGTTTCGGGTCATACAAAAAGAGCTTTTTGAAGAGGAAGTGACAGTCCGCCTGGAGCCAGAAGTACTCATAAAAACCATACCGGGGCGCTTCCTTACTCCTCCGCGAGTCATTGAAGGGGTTCCACTAGTGCTAGCTTCTTCTACTGAAACAGCAGGCAACCGTGTACGCAGCAACAATGTAGTTATCATGGGCGATCGCTGGGACTTACTGCCCGTACTGCTGAAGCGTCGTGTGCGTGCTGTCATTTTCACCATGGGTCTTTCCCCCTCGGAAAATGATTTGGAGCAACTGACGGATGCCGGCATCGTGGTTTTTTCTTCTTCTCTTCACACCTATAACACTATTCGTCTCATGTTCATGGCATTCACTGTCAAAGAAGCCATGAACGTAAACCCTGTAACGGTTTCGCCTCAGGACGGTCTGGATTTCCTGCGTCGACTTTCAAACCTGCATAGGCACAGATACTTCCCCGTGGTGGAAGAAGATGGTTCTTTCCGGGGCTTGTTGGAACTGGCTGATTTGGCCAGTCCGCCGCGCAAAAAAGTGTTCCTAGTGGATCACAACGAACCTGGACAAGCTGTAGATGGTTTGCAGGAAGCGCAGGTAATGGGCATCATCGATCACCACCGCCTTGGAGCATTCACCACTGATGAACCTGTGAAGATAATCATTGAGCCAGTGGGATCCACCTCCACCTTGGTGGCTCGAGAGTACTTGCGCCAGAATGCACACATGACTCGGCAGGTGGCAACGCTTCTTTTAGGCGGTCTGGTTAGTGACACACTTAACTTGCAGTCAGTAACCACAACACCTTTGGACGTGGATATTGCTCAGTTCTTGGAAGAAAGAAGTTTTCTTCCCCGTGATGAATTGGCTTCACGGCTTTTTCACGCTCGCGTTCAAGCAGTTTTGCGGGATCCTTCAGCTCTGACTAAAGATTTTAAGCTTTTCACATTCGGTAAAGTGAGGGTGGGGATTGCTCAAATAGAAATTCCTGGAGGTTCCTCCTTGGCCCCTGTTATGAGAGATGCCATAGAAAAAGTCATGACTGAGAAGTTAGAAAAAGAGCGTTTGGATTTAGCATTATTCATGCTGACCGACATTACTCAGAAAGGCACTCTGCTTTTCGCTTTCGGCCAGCGTCACATTGCGCAAATGGTTTGGGCAAAACCATTCAAAGACGGTACAGAATACTTGCCCTCTGTGGTCAGCCGTAAGAAGCAAATAGTACCACTTTTGGAACAAATACTGGGCGGTAACGGCTAGAAAAACATATAAAAAAACTTAAGCCGTTTTACCGCCCTCACCTCCCTTTGTGGGTATAGCTAACAGCTGTATTAGTAAGCTGTCATACTGCGCAGTCTTCTTATGCGTTCCTGCGTAGGTGGGTGCGTAGAAAACAGATTGGTCATCCAATCACCCTTTATATGATTAACTATGAACAGCTCAGCGAAGGCTGGATTCGTCTTAGCCAGAGCGCTCTTAGGCATTTGCTTACCATAAAGTTCTAGTTTTTCCAGAGCACTAGCAAGCGCTTCTGGATTCCTTGTAATTTGAGCACTCCCGGCATCTGCCATGAACTCACGTTCTCGGCTCACAGCTAAACGTATTAGTGTTGCAGCCAGCGGAGCCAAGAATATCAGAAGCAAACCAATGAGGGCAATGATGGGATTGCGGCCCCTATCGTCGCTGTCGCCGAAGCTACCCCAGAACATCATTCGCCAAGACAGATTTGCCAAGTAAGAAATCATGAGCGCCATGGTGGCAGCCATGCTTGTGAGCAATATGTCCCTGTGTTTTATGTGGCTGAGCTCATGAGCTATTACACCAGCCAATTCATCTCTGTTTAGTATTTTCAAAATGCCACGTGTGGCAACGACCACCGCATGATCTGGATCTCTTCCTGTGGCAAAGGCGTTGGGCTCCATGGTCTCCATGATGCCCACCTTCGGCATAGGCAAACCAGCCGCTATGCTAAGTTCCTCTACGATGTTGTAAAGCATTTGTGCTTCTACCGACTCGTTTGGATCAACCAGCCTCGTACCAGTCATGGTTAGCACTATCTTATCGGAGTACCAATAACTTGCCCAAATTTGCACCAGTGCCATGACCAGCGCTATGGTCATCCACAAGCTAACGTTTCCAAATAGATAACCTATTACCCATCCCAATGCAAGTACCAGTGCGCCAAACCATATCATCAGTAAAAAGGTTTTTAGCCTGACGTTGCGCATGGTGTCGGTTACACTAACAGCCAATACTTATCACCTCGGTTAGATTATACCCAGCTATTTCAGGAATTAAACCTATTTTTAAGTGGTTAGACGTTTTTCAGCTTATAATACTTTCGGAAATGGTAAATCGAGAAAAACTTCTTACACTCATACAATCAGCTTTTCATGAAGGTGGTCTGCTTTTGGAGAACGGTGCCCTTAGGGCTGCTGCAAACCGTTTCTACACTGGTGCCATGTATGGAGTCATGCTGTTCTTGGACGAGCCAGTGCAAGCTGATGAGACTATTTGGCGGCTTGGCTCAAGGTACCTTAGAAAGAGCGCTAAAATTTATAAGACGTCGTTGGAAATAAGAAAACTTCGAGGCTCAATCGAATTCAGCATCGAACATGAGCCCTCTTTGTCTGATGTTAAAAGGCTCAGTAAGTTGTGCCACGTGCTTAGTACGTGGTGTATGGAACAAACAAAGGAACCCTTATGGAACGAGAAATCATACTCCGTGGAGTAAGACATCACAATCTCAAGAATCTTTCTCTGAACATACCCAGGGAAAAATTCATCGTAGTTACTGGTATTTCTGGTAGCGGTAAGTCCACTTTGGCTTTTGATGTACTGTATGCGGAAGCTCACCGACGCTTTATTGAATCACTGAGCGGCTATGCCAGGATGTTTCTGGGTATCATGCAAAAACCTGATGTGGACTACATCGAGGGCATACCACCAGCCATATCAGTAGAGCAGAAGACGGCTTCACATAACCCACGTTCCATTGTTGGCACGGTAACCGAAATTTATGACTACTTACGTCTGCTGTTTGCTCATGTGGGTGTGCCTTACTGCCCTGAGCACCGAATTCCCATGCTACCCGTTACCGTGGATGAAATTGTGGACAGGGTACTTACAAATTACGCAGGTGAGCGCATTTACGTGCTCGCACCGGTAGTACGTGGAAAAAAAGGTGAGCAAAAGAAACTCATAGAACAAATAGCCAAGATGGGTTACACCAAAGTGTTCCTTGATGACATTCTCTACGATGTGGACGAACCTGTGGAAATCGATAAGAACCAACGTCACACGTTGGAAGTGGTAACGGACCGGCTCACAGTGAAGGCTGAGAACCGTTCCAGAATTGCCGATGCTGTGGAACAAGCTTTTAAGCTTGCAGAAGGGGTCGTGGCAATCACGACCGAGGAGGGTAAGGAGTATTTTAGCCAGCAGATGGCTTGCCCCATATGTGGTAGGACTTTACCTGAGCTCTCACCTAGGTTGTTTTCTTTCAACTCACCCTATGGTGCTTGCGAAGTATGTAACGGTCTGGGATTCCAAACCAAAGCATCAGAGGATTTGGTAGTGGACCATGAAAGCCCACTGCTGGAAGCCATTATTCCTTATCGCGATAATGAGTTTTATCAGCAAATGCTTCATGCATTGGCGCGTGAGTTTCACATTGACCTGAAGAAGCCCTTCAAAGACCTTCCTGAAGATGTAAAAGAAGGCATCCTTAGGAAAGGTTTTGGACGTGTTAAACTGCCCATCTATTTG
The genomic region above belongs to Coprothermobacter proteolyticus DSM 5265 and contains:
- a CDS encoding phage holin family protein — its product is MFFLGKWLANFVVLAIVSLIYKGLTYANLTAMILGALVLTLAQLTIKPILTLLTLPINILTLGLFSLVINGLIIWLMASIVPGIYLKSFGAAIIAWILVSIVGLFVRPLIL
- a CDS encoding putative manganese-dependent inorganic diphosphatase, which gives rise to MSHSYSHENRGMSMDMEMVYVVGHKNPDTDSVVSAVGYAALKPEEYVAFRAGEPNDETLEVFQLAGTDVPPLLSSLRLTALDMSKQLTSLDEKATFLEASKLLEKQKVIPVLKSDKLLGIVTEKDLFRVIQKELFEEEVTVRLEPEVLIKTIPGRFLTPPRVIEGVPLVLASSTETAGNRVRSNNVVIMGDRWDLLPVLLKRRVRAVIFTMGLSPSENDLEQLTDAGIVVFSSSLHTYNTIRLMFMAFTVKEAMNVNPVTVSPQDGLDFLRRLSNLHRHRYFPVVEEDGSFRGLLELADLASPPRKKVFLVDHNEPGQAVDGLQEAQVMGIIDHHRLGAFTTDEPVKIIIEPVGSTSTLVAREYLRQNAHMTRQVATLLLGGLVSDTLNLQSVTTTPLDVDIAQFLEERSFLPRDELASRLFHARVQAVLRDPSALTKDFKLFTFGKVRVGIAQIEIPGGSSLAPVMRDAIEKVMTEKLEKERLDLALFMLTDITQKGTLLFAFGQRHIAQMVWAKPFKDGTEYLPSVVSRKKQIVPLLEQILGGNG
- a CDS encoding zinc metalloprotease HtpX, encoding MRNVRLKTFLLMIWFGALVLALGWVIGYLFGNVSLWMTIALVMALVQIWASYWYSDKIVLTMTGTRLVDPNESVEAQMLYNIVEELSIAAGLPMPKVGIMETMEPNAFATGRDPDHAVVVATRGILKILNRDELAGVIAHELSHIKHRDILLTSMAATMALMISYLANLSWRMMFWGSFGDSDDRGRNPIIALIGLLLIFLAPLAATLIRLAVSREREFMADAGSAQITRNPEALASALEKLELYGKQMPKSALAKTNPAFAELFIVNHIKGDWMTNLFSTHPPTQERIRRLRSMTAY